A window of the Rickettsia felis URRWXCal2 genome harbors these coding sequences:
- a CDS encoding Bacterial transcription activator, effector binding domain, translating to MNKVITQLSEIKLVGITAHTSNAAEMNADTAKIGTTMQRFFADKLQDKILNRKTPEKIFAVYTNYENDATGEYTYFFGEEVTSFENIDKGFSTLTIPMQTYAKFTSGPDQMPKVVIDMWQKIWNMNTAMLEGKRAYIADFEIYDERSSDLNNAIVDIYIGIKNT from the coding sequence ATGAATAAAGTAATTACACAATTATCAGAAATTAAATTAGTCGGTATTACAGCCCACACCTCAAACGCCGCAGAAATGAACGCTGATACTGCAAAAATAGGGACAACAATGCAGCGATTTTTTGCAGACAAATTACAAGATAAAATCCTAAATAGAAAAACTCCGGAAAAAATTTTTGCAGTTTATACAAATTATGAGAACGATGCTACTGGGGAATATACTTACTTTTTTGGAGAAGAAGTTACTTCTTTTGAAAATATAGATAAAGGGTTTTCGACTCTTACTATTCCAATGCAAACTTATGCAAAATTTACATCAGGTCCCGATCAAATGCCTAAAGTCGTTATTGATATGTGGCAAAAAATATGGAATATGAATACGGCAATGTTAGAAGGTAAAAGAGCTTACATAGCTGACTTTGAAATATATGATGAAAGAAGTAGTGATTTAAATAATGCTATAGTTGATATTTATATTGGTATTAAAAATACTTAA
- a CDS encoding Streptomycin 6-kinase, with product MDRFRNNIISIYKEQGEIWLEKLPEIISKLAQEWNLSNLKPIDNLSFNYVLSGYQNNKPIILKLSFTAKDLTNEAKALKVFSGFGAATILAQKDKALLLERAVPGISLKEYSSDNKIAIACSVMNKLHRAAIPEIHHFPNIKDQLKALDKEWDLPKTYLQKARKLRDELLQNTEPQILLHGDLHHENMLQNSKHWVVIDPKGVIGYPINEVCAFIIDIKKDTEFAANYFGFKLQEVRSWYFVQLMLAICWNLEDGIENELFLKLADKAYSLV from the coding sequence TGGATAGATTTAGAAATAATATAATTAGTATATATAAAGAGCAAGGGGAAATCTGGCTTGAAAAACTACCTGAAATTATATCAAAATTAGCTCAAGAATGGAACTTGTCTAACCTTAAGCCTATAGATAATTTATCTTTCAATTATGTTTTATCTGGTTATCAAAATAATAAGCCTATTATACTGAAGCTAAGCTTTACTGCTAAAGACCTAACAAACGAAGCAAAGGCTTTAAAAGTTTTTTCAGGGTTTGGTGCTGCAACTATTCTAGCCCAAAAAGATAAAGCTTTACTGCTTGAGCGAGCCGTTCCTGGTATTTCTTTAAAAGAATATTCATCAGATAACAAAATTGCTATAGCTTGTTCTGTTATGAATAAGCTGCACAGAGCAGCTATACCAGAAATTCATCACTTCCCTAATATCAAGGATCAGCTGAAAGCTTTGGATAAAGAATGGGATTTGCCTAAAACTTACTTACAAAAAGCAAGAAAATTGAGAGATGAGCTTCTTCAAAATACTGAGCCTCAAATTTTACTTCACGGTGATTTACATCATGAGAATATGTTACAAAATAGTAAGCATTGGGTAGTAATTGACCCTAAAGGAGTAATTGGATATCCTATAAATGAAGTATGTGCATTTATTATAGATATAAAGAAAGATACCGAATTCGCAGCAAATTATTTTGGCTTTAAATTACAAGAGGTTAGAAGCTGGTATTTTGTCCAGCTTATGTTAGCTATCTGTTGGAATCTTGAGGATGGAATAGAAAATGAGTTATTTTTGAAACTTGCCGATAAAGCATATAGCCTAGTTTAA